The Seleniivibrio woodruffii region ATAACTTCGTTAACTATGGGCGAAAACTTCGCAATTGCACCGCAGCGCAGGTAGTCGCCATATGAAAACCCGCCGGGGAAGACAACGAGGTCAACACCCTGAAGGTCGGTATCCTTATGCCAGAGGAAAACCGTGTCCGCACCGATGACGTGCTTAAGCACATGATAGCAGTCGTGGTCACAGTTTGACCCCGGAAAAACAACAACTCCGGCTTTCATGCTTACGCCTCAAACTCTATGCTGTATTCTTCAATGATCATGTTTGCAAGCATTGTAGATGCTATTTTCTCAAGGTCCTTGCGGCAGGCCTCGCTTTCAACCTCTATCTCAAACACTTTGCCGACCCTTACCTCTTTTGCAAAATCATAACCCATTCTCTCAACTGAGCTTTGAATTGTCTGGCCCTGAGGGTCGAGGACGCCGTTTTTGAGCCTCACATACACTTTTGCTTTCATTTAAAGACACCTTTTATTGTTTATTTCTGAAAATGGACGCACCTGTAGCGGAAGATTTTTTATATCAGAAACCTTCGGGCATGTCATTAGAAAATCTGATAATTAATTGACCTGAATCCCCAGTACCTGACGGACTTTTTCAGGGTATCGTTTTTCATAAAAAAAGTAGTTGGAAAACAGCAGTATGTTGTTTCCTGCGCCAACCGCCAGTTTAACGGTATCTTCGAAACTGTAGTTGTCGGCTATGGCTCCCATCTGCAGATCGTCACTGATGATTATGCCTTTGTAGCCCATGTCCTGCAGGAGCGAAATGGTCTTTTTGGAGAGTGTTGCGGGATAGTCGGGGTCGATTCCGCCGTTAAAAACGTGCGCAGTCATAATCATGTCTGCGTAGCCGTCGGAGATAAGCCTCTGGAAAGGCTCAAGCTCTATATCGTTCCATGTGTCCGTGACATCAGTAAAGCCCTGATGAGAGTCTTTCTTAGAGCTTCCATGCCCGGGAAAATGCTTAAGACAGGTTATCACACCGTATTTTCTGTGGGCGTTTATAAAAGCCTTGGCATAAGCCACGACAGTATCAACGTTTGATGAATAGCTGCGTTCGATGCCGCCGATTATAGGGGACGCAGGGTTGATGTT contains the following coding sequences:
- the purS gene encoding phosphoribosylformylglycinamidine synthase subunit PurS, translating into MKAKVYVRLKNGVLDPQGQTIQSSVERMGYDFAKEVRVGKVFEIEVESEACRKDLEKIASTMLANMIIEEYSIEFEA
- a CDS encoding glycoside hydrolase family 3 N-terminal domain-containing protein, with product MKKLIITAILMLSAIYGAFADMPAIDKNIVSKRMVMVGFHATDYKDEELKELKQQIENGLVAGVVFYGYNIESRRQVKRLIAELNSHNRSFVPLMMAVDEEGGRVQRLTVDKGFVEEPTAQYIARHMTPDQAEKVYELTARDLADVGFNVNFAPVIDLNINPASPIIGGIERSYSSNVDTVVAYAKAFINAHRKYGVITCLKHFPGHGSSKKDSHQGFTDVTDTWNDIELEPFQRLISDGYADMIMTAHVFNGGIDPDYPATLSKKTISLLQDMGYKGIIISDDLQMGAIADNYSFEDTVKLAVGAGNNILLFSNYFFYEKRYPEKVRQVLGIQVN